The Prunus dulcis chromosome 3, ALMONDv2, whole genome shotgun sequence genome segment aTAATCATATAATCATAATCCTAGAAAGCCCAAATGTCAAAGGCCCATTGTAAAATCAGAGCATTGTACATATTATAATCATAATCATATGATCTTACTATGAGAGACCATTGTACATACTTCCCTCGCCCAAATGACAATTTTACCAAAACTGCAACCACATTATATTATTAGGGCATAATGAACTCAAGTAGCAACAACATGTAAGGGCCTGGAAACTCATTCACGCTACGCTGGTAACAAACATCACCTCTCAGCATACAAAGGATCATTTGTCAGCATGTCATGGCTCATCCGAGATTCCATTAATAAGATCAGATTGACGCCCTCTAAATTTGGCCAAAACTGCAAAGTTGAACGCCGATATATTTCAAGAAGCCCAAAAAGATGAAATagacagagagaagagaacGAAGCATACCATTTATCAATCATCCAGGTAATAATAGGACCCTGCAGCTTTTTGTTCCCTATCCTTGGTTGACTCCAATTTGTTGATTCTTGGGCGGTAGTTGGTGGGGTCGCGTCTAAATGTGATATCAAGATGCTGCATGCATTATTTTGAAAAGTCAATCAAAATATtcgtggagagagagagagagagagagttctcCCCCTCTGCATAGCTGAAGGCCAAAATAATTGAGTGAAATGAAGAAGTTGCAAGGCTTACAGATAGGAAGAGATTCATCCCAGTCAACAATGACTGGGGAGCATTTGCAGTACAATCAATCGAGGGCTTGCCCTCATAGACAATAACTCTATCTGCCAAGTAGGTAGCCATGATAAAGTCATGTTCAACCACAAATGCGGTTTTCTTAGCATGTAGGATAAACCTCTTTATCACTTTTGACGCAACAATACGCTGCTCAGAATCAAGATATGCACTTGGTTCATCTATAAGATAAATGTCTGCAGGCTGCATTAAGTAAATATAAGACAGAATAGAATGTGTCAGTCATAGGCAAAACTATAATTCATCGCCTTCCCAGCGTCAAacaatggaaagaaaaatgaatgaatCCATGTTTGTGAACATATAATCACATCTATATTTACATTGTTTACTTTGCAGGCAGAGCCCAGCAAGATTTCTACAcgagaaaaatatattttacatCCCGGTAGATATAAGACTTTTATACTGAGAACACATGCTTATTCCTCAACCATTATATGCAGACCAAACATGAAAACCATAAACAATTGCTATCTACAAGAAAAAGCATATCTTCAATAGTAGCAAAAGAATCTGATGTGAAAGATCAGAATGAAGAAAAACATAGAACTATTAAGCCTCAAGTCAATATCAAAGAACAATGTCTGGAGGCTCAGAACTTAGAACTCCTAGTGATCACAATATAATGCTCTTATCCTCTCGAGTGTCATGTCCATAAGAAACATGACCCGTGTCAGCAGATCTCATAACAATGGATCCACCATAGAACTGAAGCAACCCAGCATAAGAACACTTCAATGAAGATTAGAGCAACCGTGCAATGAAGGCCCATTTTATAAATTCAATCAACATCTATACTTGCACGgctaaaaatatgaaaaaaccAACACTACTTCGGATTTTccaaaaacagaaatataTCATTCAACTAAACTACTAAACCAACTTGTTCTCCTTTTGTTGAAAGTCAAGAACCTACGAAACTGATAATAATGAATGCTTATTGAAGATTTTCAGGCGTCCAAAATTCATAACCAAGATATATGAAAAAGCTTAACCAATGATTTGTGAGaagataaatgaaaataatttaccCTCCCGAGGCATAGGCATAATGCAACCCTTTGCAGCTCTCCACCAGAGAGATTCACAACCTCTTGATCCATTAATTGTTCAATAAGAAGAGGCTTCATCACATCTGACATGAACTGGGGATGAGTATATGAATCACGGATTTTTGAATGTAACAAGTGTCTCACAGTGGACGCAAACTTTGGACTGATTTTCTGGGGCTTGTAAGAAACATTGAATTCGGGTATTTCGACATCAGAATCTTCTACAGTATCAGGTTTCAACAGGCCAGCCTGCAAATTGGACAAACATATGCTAACTCAACGTCTCAACCTGCAGTGCAATTATGAttgaagaaatataaaatgaaaaggaaagaataCCAGCATACGGATAAATGTTGTCTTCCCCGTTCCATTCTCCCCCAGCATTACAATAATCTGAGAATCAGTAAATTCACCCTCAACCACACGAATCCTGAAGTTTCCTTGAGTTTTAGTCATCGATGGGTATCTATATCGTGCATATGACTCAATTTCCTCGGCACTTTCCTGTGGAGTCTCAGCAACCTAGTAAAGGCAACAAAGTAAATCACAAAGTAATGATAAGTCAAAAGCGCATTTCACAGACAAAATTTATAATCTTGCCTTGAAGGTCAGAGATTCATCTCGGAACCTAAGATTTTCTGTAGGAACAAATCCGGCCAAGAAGATGTTGATTCCTTCTCTAACTGAGAAAGGAAGAGTTACAACTCCATATGCACCTGGTTTCCCATATAAGCAGCAAATGAAGTCTGATAAGTAATCCAAGACACTAAGATCATGCTCCACAACAATTACATAGCtgaaaatacaatgaaatataattattagCAAAACATACAGGAAGACAACCAACAAAAGGAACCCAACAAATCTGCATTGAAAATTTGAGGGAAGAAgataaatatacaaaaataaacctATTAGCCCTGAGCAAAGACCGGACAACTTGGGCTGCTTTAAGCCTCTGTTTCACATCAAGATAACTTGAAGGTTCATCAAACATATATATCTCTGCATTCTGTATGGCAACGACGGCAATGGCAAATCTTTGAAGCTCCCCGCCTGATAAATCCCCTACATTACGCTCTATAACCTGATTTAGATCAAGATCAGCGCATAGTTTTTCCTTCATATCCCTCTCATCTTTCTGGTTGAGCACCTCACCAACATTCCCTTGAACTGCTTTTGGAATGTGATCAACGTACTGGGGCTTTATAATGGCCtgttaaatacaaaaaattacaAGTATGCATTTAGCAGGAATAAAACTTTTTAAGTGTCCAAAAACTAACCAAACTCAGCAGCTATAAAATAAACCTAGGACATAACGGACAAAATTTTATTAGTCTAGAAGCTAAACTCATTCCATATAAGTAAGAAAGGTTACAagcatcaaaatcaaatggtACCTTCAAATTATCTTCCAGGATACGGGTAAAATAATTCTGCAGCTCCGATCCTCGAAAGTGGGTCAAGATTTCCTGCCAATCTGGAGGattctgaaagaaaaaaagcccGTCgagataagaaaatcaaacaatGCACCAAAACGAGtttgaaaaaattatacaCTTATCAGAGGAGGGGGAAGTTTTGTACGGAGTATTACATTGAAACGACCTAAATTTGGTTTCAACTTTCCCGCCAAAACTTTGAGGGCAGTTGACTTCCCAATGCCATTAGTTCCAACCAAACCAAGAACTTGACCTGGCCTTGGGACTGGTAACCTGAAATTGTAAATCTATGTTATCCCAAACCACATAAATGCTAAAGGGACCACTTGCTAATAATGTGGTTAGGAGCTAACCTGTGTAGTTTGAAAGTGTTAGGCCCATAGCGATGAGTTGTATCTCTGTCTAAATCCTTTGGCAAGTTGATGATTTGGATTGCTTCAAATGGGCATTTCTGCATCATCAGACAGGTTCAGAGTCCAAAGAATGCCTTTAAAAAACAACTACtgtagagaagaagaaaaattacagTAACAACACTTTTTACAGACCTTAACACAGATACCACACCCAATGCACAATTCTTCTGAGATATAAGCAATCTTGGATGCCGGGGTAACCTCGATACATAGTCTACCTTCACATTGATTGATAAAGTAAGACAGTGTATATTTGTAGCAATACAGTACaaccatatatatacaagAGAAGATAACACAAAAAACAGCTCATTTATGTAAAAGTAGTCATAGTCGCAATGATAATACATAACAGGAACTCACCAATACAGAAACATTAAACCTGTTTGGAGCTGCCTCACTATATGCAGGAGCTCATGCCTGTATTAGTAACCTTTATTAGAAGCTTTCCTTGCTTTTATATACCATGTCATCCCTTTGATTGACTAGCTTCGAGCTTAATTAAGTTTCTGGGTGTTTCTCCTCAAAAGAGGCattcaattttctttaattcCTTTTAGTTACTTGTCAAAATCATCAAGCCATGACCATTTGAACACAAATAATACATTTTATGATTAATAACAGTTCACATGAT includes the following:
- the LOC117620731 gene encoding ABC transporter E family member 2-like; translated protein: MADRLTRIAIVSSDRCKPKKCRQECKKSCPVVMTGRLCIEVTPASKIAYISEELCIGCGICVKKCPFEAIQIINLPKDLDRDTTHRYGPNTFKLHRLPVPRPGQVLGLVGTNGIGKSTALKVLAGKLKPNLGRFNNPPDWQEILTHFRGSELQNYFTRILEDNLKAIIKPQYVDHIPKAVQGNVGEVLNQKDERDMKEKLCADLDLNQVIERNVGDLSGGELQRFAIAVVAIQNAEIYMFDEPSSYLDVKQRLKAAQVVRSLLRANSYVIVVEHDLSVLDYLSDFICCLYGKPGAYGVVTLPFSVREGINIFLAGFVPTENLRFRDESLTFKVAETPQESAEEIESYARYRYPSMTKTQGNFRIRVVEGEFTDSQIIVMLGENGTGKTTFIRMLAGLLKPDTVEDSDVEIPEFNVSYKPQKISPKFASTVRHLLHSKIRDSYTHPQFMSDVMKPLLIEQLMDQEVVNLSGGELQRVALCLCLGRPADIYLIDEPSAYLDSEQRIVASKVIKRFILHAKKTAFVVEHDFIMATYLADRVIVYEGKPSIDCTANAPQSLLTGMNLFLSHLDITFRRDPTNYRPRINKLESTKDREQKAAGSYYYLDD